The Phyllostomus discolor isolate MPI-MPIP mPhyDis1 chromosome Y, mPhyDis1.pri.v3, whole genome shotgun sequence genome includes a window with the following:
- the LOC114489872 gene encoding probable bifunctional dTTP/UTP pyrophosphatase/methyltransferase protein — MGLFRAIPKLLHKHVVMASETRESRERHRWQTHGAEPPPTAIVELIDGFKVSKALFTACKMKVFDLLGDEGPLSTADIARKIGASEGGTGYLLDACAGLGLLDKTEGGYSNTPLATLYLLSDGEYSLHSFVMIHEEFSWPFFSYLDFAVREGTIQAQRALGTAGEDHYQESFYKNREKKLQFMRAMHGHTKVAARQVATAFDLSGFTSACDLGGSTGALAYELARQYPGLKVTIFDLPEVIEDAVCFKPHGPQTVQVSFVPGDFFRDTLPEADLYILSKILHNWPDDKVHQLLSRISRSCKPGETASSTSFSDTHEDPSIF; from the exons ATGGGCCTGTTCCGGGCGATCCCGAAGCTGCTGCATAAGCATGTGGTGATGGCCT CAGAAACACGGGAAAGCCGTGAAAGACACAGATGGCAAACCCACGGTGCAGAGCCTCCCCCGACTGCCATTGTGGAACTGATAGACGGCTTCAAGGTGTCCAAG GCCCTGTTCACGGCTTGCAAGATGAAGGTGTTCGATTTGCTGGGGGACGAAGGCCCCCTGAGCACGGCGGACATTGCCAGGAAAATCGGTGCCTCAGAGGGCGGAACTGGATACCTGCTGGACGCCTGtgcaggcctgggcctgctggacaagacagagggag GTTACAGCAACACACCCCTGGCCACCCTGTACCTGCTGTCAGATGGCGAGTACTCCCTGCACAGCTTCGTCATGATCCACGAGGAATTCAGCTGGCCCTTCTTCTCCTACCTGGACTTTGCTGTCCGGGAGGGCACCATCCAGGCCCAGAGGGCTCTGGGCACAGCAGGGGAGGACCACTATCAG GAGTCCTTCTACAAGAATCGAGAAAAGAAGCTGCAGTTCATGCGGGCCATGCACGGCCACACCAAGGTAGCTGCTCGCCAGGTGGCCACAGCCTTTGACCTGTCTGGATTCACCTCTGCCTGCGACCTGGGAG GATCCACAGGCGCCCTTGCCTACGAGCTGGCCAGGCAGTACCCGGGTCTGAAGGTGACCATATTTGACCTGCCAGAGGTCATCGAGGATGCCGTGTGTTTTAAGCCCCATGGACCCCAGACAGTGCAGGTCAGCTTCGTGCCAG GGGACTTTTTCCGAGACACCCTCCCAGAGGCTGACCTGTACATCCTGTCCAAAATTCTGCACAACTGGCCCGACGACAAGGTGCACCAGCTGCTGAGCCGCATCTCCCGCAGCTGCAAGCCAGGTGAGACGGCCTCTTCGACCTCCTTTTCAGACACACATGAAGACCCGtccattttttag